DNA from Desulfovibrio sp. X2:
ATGGAGTCGCGCACGCTGCCCGCGCCGCGCCGGGCGATGAGGGAAAGCGCCTGCGGCTCGAAGCCCACGCCCTCGCGCTCGAGCAGGGAGCGCAGGTGCGCCTCCAGCTCCTTTTGCGGCAACCGCTTGAAGGTGTAGTGCTGGCAGCGGCTGATGATCGTGGCCGGGAACTTGTGCGGCTCCGTGGTGGCCAGGACGAAGGTGGCGTGCGGCGGCGGCTCCTCGAGCGTCTTCAGGAGCGCGTTGAAGGCCTCGCGGGTGAGCATGTGCGCCTCGTCCACGATGAAGACCTTGTAGCGGCACTCGATGGGCGCGTAGCCGATGTCTTCCTTCAGGCGCCTCGCGTCGTCGATGCCGCGGTTGGAGGCGGCGTCGATCTCGACCACGTCCACGGCCGCGCCCGCGGTGATCGCCCTGCAGTGGCGGCACTCGTTGCACGGCTCGGCGGCGGGCCCCCGCTCGCAGTTCACGGCCTTGGCCAGGATGCGGGCGATGGTCGTCTTGCCCACGCCGCGCGTGCCCGAGAAGAGGTAGGCGGGCGCGATGCGGTCCTCGGCCGCGGCGCGGGAAAGCACAGCCTTGACGGCGTCCTGTCCGGCGACCTCGGAGAAGCGCTGCGGGCGGTACTTGGCGGTGAGGCTCTTGGTGCTCATGGGCGAGGGGGCCGGGCAGCCGGCCCCCGTCCTCCGTTTCTAGACGGTGTAATAGTGCAGCCAGTCGGCGTGGGCGGCGTTGTCGCCGGTGACGATCTTGAAGTACTCCTTCTGGAGATGGAGCGCCACGGGCCCGGCCTCGCCCTTGCCGATCCGGCGGCGGTCGACCTCGCGGATCGGCGTCAGCTCGGCCGCGGTGCCGGTCAGGAAGGCCTCGTCCGCGGAGTACAGCTCGTCGCGGGTGAAGCGCTCCTCCACGACCTCGTAGCCCAGCTCGCGGGCCAGCTTGATCATGGACTCGCGGGTGATGCCCGCGAGGATCGAGGTCAGCGGCGGGGTCTTGATGACGCCGTTGCGCACCAGGAAGATGTTCTCGCCCGTGCACTCGGAGACGTAGCCCGAGGTGTCGAGCATCAGGGCCTCGTCGTAGCCGTCGGCCACGGCCTCCATCTTGGCCAGCACGGAGTTCACGTAGTTGCCGCAGGCCTTGGCCTTGGTCATCATCACGTTGACGTGGTGGCGGGTGAAGGTGGAGGTCTTGATGCGGATGCCCTTCTTCAGGGCCTCCTCGCCGAGGTAGGCGCCCCAGAACCAGGTGGCCACGATGGTGCGGATGGGGTTCTTGCCCGGGTGCACGCCCATGACGCCGTCGCCGATGAACATGAGCGGCCGGATGTAGGCCTCGGCCAGCTGGTTGGCCTGCAGCGTCTCCACGATGGCCTTGACGATGTCCTCTTCGCTGTGGGGGACCTTCATCTCCATGATGCGCGCCGAGTCGAAGAGCCGCTTGACGTGCTCCTTCAGCCGGTAGACGGCGGAGCGGCCGTCCACGGTCTTGTAGGCGCGGATGCCT
Protein-coding regions in this window:
- a CDS encoding branched-chain amino acid transaminase, producing the protein MVQKTDKIWFDGKLVPWDEANVHVLTHTLHYGVGVFEGIRAYKTVDGRSAVYRLKEHVKRLFDSARIMEMKVPHSEEDIVKAIVETLQANQLAEAYIRPLMFIGDGVMGVHPGKNPIRTIVATWFWGAYLGEEALKKGIRIKTSTFTRHHVNVMMTKAKACGNYVNSVLAKMEAVADGYDEALMLDTSGYVSECTGENIFLVRNGVIKTPPLTSILAGITRESMIKLARELGYEVVEERFTRDELYSADEAFLTGTAAELTPIREVDRRRIGKGEAGPVALHLQKEYFKIVTGDNAAHADWLHYYTV